The DNA region CGCGCGGCGCCGCCGACCGCCGTCCGGCACGAACTGACCGGGGCGTGGTCCACCCGCGCCGCGCCGGGAGCCGCCGCCGGGCCCGGCACCCTCGCCACGCTGACCGCCCGCGAGGCCGAGGCCGGGGACCTGGCCAGGATCGGCAACTGGGCGCAGGCATACGACCTGTACACCGCGACGGCCGCGGAACGCGACCGGGCGCAGGGCGCGGACCACCCCGACGCCCTCGCCGACCGCTTCGAGGCCGCGTACTGCCTGACCCGGCTCGGCCGCACCGAGGAGGCCCTGCGGCTGTACGCCGACGTCGCCGAGGCGCGCCGCAGGGTGCTCGGCCCGGACCACGCGGACACGCTGGCCGCGCGGCACGAGGCGGCGTACGAGCTCGGCCGGCTCGGCCGCCATCTGGAGGCCCACCGCGAGTACACGGCGGTGCTGGCCGGCCTGGAGCGCACCGCGGGGCCCGAGCACCCGGACACCCTCCAGTGCAAGCACAACCTCGCGTTCAACCTGGGACAGCTGGGCCGCGACGAGGAGGCGCACGCCACCGCGGCGCAGGTCGCCGAGGCCCGCGCCCGGGTGCTCGGCCCCGACCACCCCGAGACGCTCACCACCCGCTTCGAGGTCGGCCACGCGCTGGGCCGGGCCGGTCGCTGGGCCGAGGCGCTCGACGTCCACCGTCAGGTCGCCGAGGCGCGCGCCCGGGTCCTGGGCGCGGACCACCCCGACACGCTCGCCGCCCGCTACGAGACCGGCATCTGCCTGGGCGGCCTGGGCCGCGGCGCCGAGGCGCTGACGCTGTACGAGGACCTGGTCGCCGCCCGCACCCGCACCGCGGGCTCCGCCGACGCCGAGACGCTGCGGGCCCGGCACGCGCTCGGCGTCAACCTCGGCCTGCTCGGCCACTGGGACCGCGCGCTCGCCGAGGCCCGCGACGTGGCCGCGGTGCGCGAACGCGTCCTGGGCGCCGCGCACCCCGACACCCTCGTCAGCAAGCGCGAGGTCGCGGTCTGCATGGGCTGGCTCGGCCGCTGGCCGGCGGCGCTGGCGCTCTACCACGAGGTCACCACCGCGCGCGAACGCGTCCTCGGCCCCGACCACCCCGACACCCTCACCAGCCGCAACGACGAGGCCCGCTGCCTGCAGCACCTCGGCCGCACGGCCGAGGCCCAGGCCCTCTACCGGCGCGTGGCCGCCCAGACCGACGGCGCCCCCCACCGGCTGTGACCCGCGGACCGGCCGCTGCCCCCGGCTAGCGCGCGGTGGCGGCCGCGGTGAGCGCGGGGAAGAAGGCGCGGGCGATCCGGGCGTACCCCGCGTCGTCCGGGTGCAGGCGGTCGGCCATCTGCGCGCGGGTCAGCGCCGGGGGAGCGACGTACCAGAAGGACCGGCCGCGGGCCCGCTCGGTGCGCTGGAGGGCGGCGGCCCCGCGGTTGTAGGCCTCGGCCTGCGCGGTGAGGCCGGGCGTGGTGGGGATGAGGCCCATGAGGACGACGCGCACGCCGGGCCGGTCCGCGTAGATGCGGTCCACCAAGCCGGCCAGCCGCTGCGGCGCGTGCGCGGGGTCGACGTGCCGGTGCAGGTCGTTGATGCCGATGTGGAGCAGGACGACATCCGGCCGGGCCGCCGCCGTCCAGCGGTCCACGCGGGCCCTGACCTGGCCGATGGTGTACCCGGGGTGACCCTCGTTCCGCGGCTCGGGCAGCTTCCCCGACACCTGCGAGCCGACGAACCGGATCGCGTACCGGGACTGCCCGGCGACCAGGTCCCACAGGTCCGCGCGGTACGACGAACGGGTGGGGCTGCCCTCGCCCCAGGTGATCGAGTCGCCCAGCGGCAGCACCCGCAGCAGCGGCCGGTGCGCCTGGCCCGCCGAGCCGCGTCCGGGCAGCGCCGCGACGAGCGCCGCCAGCACCGCGGTGGCCAGCACGCACGCCGCGATCAGCCAGCCGAGTCTGTCGCCGCCGGCCTCGTGCCGTACCCGGGCCCCGCGCGGCCTCGCACGCATCGCCCACCCCCTGCCCCGCCTGGACCGTCCGGACTACCGGATCACCCTAAGGTCAGCCCGTGTACGTGAAGGTGTCAGGGTCGGGTCCGGTGCGCTCCCCGCGGTCCAGCGCGGAGATCGCCGCCATGTCCTCGTCGGTCAGCTCGAAGTCGAACAGCCGGAAGTTCTCCTCCACGCGCGCACGCGTCACCGACTTCGGGAAGACGATGTCGCCGCGCTGGATGTGCCAGCGCAGTGTCACCTGGGCCGGCGTGCGGTCCACCCGCACCGCGATCGCGGCGATCACCGGGTCGCCCAGCACCTTGCCCTGGGCGATCGGCGACCAGGCCTGCGTGGCGATGCCGTGCCGCGCGTCGAACTCCCGCACCTCGTCCTGGACCAGGTAGGGGTGCACCTCCACCTGGTTGACCGCCGGGACCACCTCGGTCTCCTCGAAGAGCCGGCGCAGATGGTGCGGCTGGAAGTTGGACACGCCGACCGCCTTGACCCGCCCCGAGCGGTAGATCTCCTCCATCGCCCGCCACGTCTCGACGTAGTCCCCGACGCCCGGCAGCGGCCAGTGCACGAGGAAGAGGTCGAGGTACGGCGTGCCGAGGTCGTCCAGGCTGCGCGCGAAGGCGGTGAGCGCGTCGCCGTACGCGTGGTACCCGTTGTCCAGCTTGCTGGTGACGAACACCTCCTCGCGCGGCAGGCCGGACGCGCGCAGCGCCTGCCCGACCTCCTTCTCGTTGCCGTACATCTCGGCGGTGTCGATGTGCCGGTAGCCGGTCTCCAGCGCGGCCAGCACGGCCTCGCGGGTGTGCTCCGGCTCGATCTGGAACACCCCGAAGCCGAGCTGCGGGATGGTGACGCCGTTGTTGAGCATGACATCGGGCACGGCCGATGCCGCGGGGTGTGAGGTCATGGGATCGCTTCCTCGCGGGTGGCTTGCTCCGGTCGCGGCGCGGCGCCGGGCGCCTGGGCGCGGGGACCGCGCGTCCCCTCCACCGTAACCGCGGGTCCCCGCCGCGGCCCGCCGAGCGGGCGCGGCCGAGCGGGCGGCGCTCGGCGCGCCCGCTCGCGCCCGGCGCGCGATGATCGGAGGATGACGCGGATCGGCGACCAGGGGGGCGTGCCGGAGCTCGAACCGGAGGTGTTCGACGACGCCATCGTGGCCGTCGCGCTCACCGCGGGCCCCGACCACCGCCTGATGTACGTCAACGACGCCTTCCGCAAGCTCTTCGGCCCGCGCGAGCTGGGCGCCCGCAGCTGCGAGGTGTTCACCGAGCCCAACGCGGCGCACTACCTGGACATGCTCGACCAGGTCTACGCCGACGGCGTCGCCCGCCAGGTCCTCACGCCGCGCACCACCGAGGGCACCGCTCCGGGCGCGCCCGGCCGCCGGCACTTCATGTACAGCGCCTCGCCCGTCGTCTCGCGGTACGGCCGCGGCGTGCTCTCCGTCGCCGTCGACACCACCGCGCAGGCCGAGGCCGCGCAGCGGGCCGAGGAGCTGTCCGAGGAGCGCTTCCGCGGCCTCCAGCGCTACGAGGCGCTGATGTCGGCGGTCACCCAGATCGTGTGGCTGATGCGCCCCGACGGCGCGATCACCGAACTGGTCGGCGGCTTCGAGGAGTTCACCGGGCTGCCGTGGCGGCCGGTGATCGACGAGGAGTGGCTGGAGTCGGTCCACCCGCACGACCGCTCGCACCTGGTGCGGACCTGGCAGGAGGCGTCCGGCGGCACCCCCTCGCGGTTCGTGTGCACCTTCCGGATGCGGACCGCGACCGGCGCGTACCGGCACGTCCAGTCCCG from Actinacidiphila sp. DG2A-62 includes:
- a CDS encoding serine/threonine-protein kinase, translating into MAAGDHDGHRDESRTPGPAAGARGAAPGGAGTLIQGRYRLHELIGRGGMGEVWRALDESLGRRVAVKCLKPAGGANDAGFAHVLQERFRREARVAAGLQHRGITVVHDFGEHEGLLFLVMELLDGRNLLQTLDDARRHPLPVPDVVDIAEQVASALAYTHAQGVVHRDLKPANIVRLTDGGVKICDFGIARLGHDIGFTSRLTGSGMAMGTPHYMSPEQIDAAEVDHRSDLYSLGCVLYELVTGAPPFDLGDAWAILVGHRDTAPEPPSARRPELPDDLERLILDLLAKDPEDRPQDAADVCGRLKAMRASAGAAPAPPPAPSPPAPPVTPVSGRPVPPVRPVQSPQPARPSSPAPRPGAAPAPLPPWAAGVTTGAPAHSTRAAPPTAVRHELTGAWSTRAAPGAAAGPGTLATLTAREAEAGDLARIGNWAQAYDLYTATAAERDRAQGADHPDALADRFEAAYCLTRLGRTEEALRLYADVAEARRRVLGPDHADTLAARHEAAYELGRLGRHLEAHREYTAVLAGLERTAGPEHPDTLQCKHNLAFNLGQLGRDEEAHATAAQVAEARARVLGPDHPETLTTRFEVGHALGRAGRWAEALDVHRQVAEARARVLGADHPDTLAARYETGICLGGLGRGAEALTLYEDLVAARTRTAGSADAETLRARHALGVNLGLLGHWDRALAEARDVAAVRERVLGAAHPDTLVSKREVAVCMGWLGRWPAALALYHEVTTARERVLGPDHPDTLTSRNDEARCLQHLGRTAEAQALYRRVAAQTDGAPHRL
- a CDS encoding SGNH/GDSL hydrolase family protein; translation: MRARPRGARVRHEAGGDRLGWLIAACVLATAVLAALVAALPGRGSAGQAHRPLLRVLPLGDSITWGEGSPTRSSYRADLWDLVAGQSRYAIRFVGSQVSGKLPEPRNEGHPGYTIGQVRARVDRWTAAARPDVVLLHIGINDLHRHVDPAHAPQRLAGLVDRIYADRPGVRVVLMGLIPTTPGLTAQAEAYNRGAAALQRTERARGRSFWYVAPPALTRAQMADRLHPDDAGYARIARAFFPALTAAATAR
- a CDS encoding aldo/keto reductase, with protein sequence MTSHPAASAVPDVMLNNGVTIPQLGFGVFQIEPEHTREAVLAALETGYRHIDTAEMYGNEKEVGQALRASGLPREEVFVTSKLDNGYHAYGDALTAFARSLDDLGTPYLDLFLVHWPLPGVGDYVETWRAMEEIYRSGRVKAVGVSNFQPHHLRRLFEETEVVPAVNQVEVHPYLVQDEVREFDARHGIATQAWSPIAQGKVLGDPVIAAIAVRVDRTPAQVTLRWHIQRGDIVFPKSVTRARVEENFRLFDFELTDEDMAAISALDRGERTGPDPDTFTYTG